Within the Salvelinus sp. IW2-2015 linkage group LG19, ASM291031v2, whole genome shotgun sequence genome, the region CTGAtttttctttaaggtatctgaccaacagatatgtattcacagtcatgtgaaatctatagattaggtcctaatgaatttatttaaattgactgatttccttatgtaacggatgtgaaatggctagctagttagcgggtatgcgctactagcatttcaatcagttacgtcacttgctctgagacttaagtagggtttccccttgctctgcaagggccgcggcttttgtggagcgatgggtaacgacgcttcgtgggtgtcagttgttgatgtgtgcagagggtccctggttYgcgcccgtgtcggggcgaggggacggtttaaagttatactgttacacttatatgaagtgtaactcagtaaaatctttgaaattgttgtatgttgcgtttatatttttgttcagtatagatagatTTTGGTGTGAAGAAGAATGATTGGAAGCGGCATCTTTCCATGCAACACACTTAGTTATTTCGGGTGTACACTACAGGACTTTGGCCAGGATTTAGCTGCTCAGACAAGTTTTTGAGATTCGAGACAAAATCCCCACGTGGTTCACCGACGCTCGTTTAATTTGAGCTGGTCAAAGACGCAATCTTTAGAACTCTAGGTCCTTGTGATAGAGTACAATTACTACTGCCTAgaacccagagtttttcctggtcaagtCACATGGTCAGAAAGAATCCAGGGGCCCGAACTTAAAGTATTACTGCAAAGACTATTTCAGCCATTTCAACTGTCAGTTATTAGCTAGGAAATCATTTTATTAGATGGTATTGGAACATTGCCAATTGTGTGCTAATAGTAGGCTATTCCACAAACAGGCCTGGCAAAGCACTGCATTAAATTTTTAGATTTTAAATCATTAATTTCATGCTTTATTGTAAGATTAGAATAATTGTATTTGATATAGTGAcgcactgcatgaccaaaagtatggggacacctgctcatcgaatatctcattccaaaatcatgggcattaatatggagttggtctggggaggctttctactagatgttaaAACAATGCtttggagacttgcttccattcagagcattagtgaggtcgggcaccgatgttgggcgattaggcctggctcgcagtctgcgttccaattcattgcAAAGGTGgtcaatggggttgaggtgagggctctgtgcaggccagtcaatttcttccacaccaatctcaacaaaccatttctgtatggaccttgcttcatgcactggggcattgtcatgctgaaacaggaaaaggacttccccaaattgttgccacaaagttggaagcacagaatcatctagaatgtcattctaaactgacttgttggaaagttggcatcctatgacggtgccacgttgaaagtcactgagctcttcagtaaggccattctactgccattgcatggctgtgtgctcgattttatacacctgtcagtaacgggtttggctgaaatagccgatccactaatttgaaggggtatccacatacttttgtatatatagtgtatgtacatataactaggaataaagtgactagacaacaggaaaGATACACAGTAGTTAGTGTATGGGATGAGTCAAAAAGGTTTGTATATACttttatacactaccgttcaaaagtttggggtcacttaaaaatgtccttgtttttgaaagaaaagcaaatttttttgtccattaaaataacatcgaattgatcagaaatacagtgtagacattgttaatgttgtaaatgactattgtagctggaaacagctgatttttaatggaacatATGGAatatatgtaaccgatgtgaaatggctagctagttagcggtggtgcgcgctaatagcgtttcaattggtgacgccacttgctctgagaccttgaagtagtggttccccttgctctgcaagggccgcggcctttgtggagcgatgggtaacgatgcttcgtgggtgactgttgttgatatgtgcagagggtccctggttcgcgcccgggtcgaggggacggactaaagtaatactgttacattgatgctgttgacccggataactggttgctgcggaaaaggaggaggtcgaaaggggggtgaatgtaaccgatgtgaaatggctagctagcggcggtgcgcactaatagcctttcaagcggtgacgtcactcgctttgagaccttgaagtagtggttccctttgAAGtactggttccccttgctctgcaaagaCCGCGGCCCTTgcaaagcaaggggaaccactacttcaaggtttcagagcaagtgacgtcaccgactgaaaggctgctagcgcgcaccaccgctccctagctagccatttcacatcggttacatatacaataatcatttacaacattaacaatgttaacATTGTGTttctttctgatcaatttgatgttattttaatggacaaaaaaaattgcttttcaaaaacaaggacatttctaagtgaccccaaacttttgaacggtagattATATAGTGTACCTTCAATATAATTTCTATCCATTGTAGTCCTCCATAAGTACTGAAGAGTGCAAATTCTAAATCAATACATTTCCAATACACTTTACATCTGCTAAGTTATCGGTCTCCTGCATTTACAAAGGTCTTTAGAATGAAACTGTGATCATGTTTCTTACAAAAATATATCCCCTCCTGGATTTATCTGTGCACGTAACCTTTGAAAAACAGCTGGTGTGGTTTTTCTCTTGATCTTATCCGCCTAGTCACgttagaaaataatttacttATCGTCATACCAACAACCAAAATCAGTTAACCTTGTCCTAGCTCAAGCAGACCAAGCTCACCCAACTCTTTCACCATTAGACAGACATTTTATTAATCTTCTTAGCTCCACTTCCAGCTATGCAAAGAAATATACAAATTACAATAATTCTGAAATGCTATTTTAGATGTTATTCAAATGCTCATGATCAGATGATGTAAAATGTTTTCTGTGTAGTACACGAACAATGGTTATACTATAAATAATGGCTCAAAAGCAAAACGTCATGACTATATGAGGCGTGTGAGTTAAGTTTGGGGAAgcaaattttcaccataaaaatgcacctttataataaagcattccatgcatcatcgCATTTGCACTTATGCAAGCCTACTATTcttaatgtgatgagtagattggattgtcataatttaggctaataatataactcaatccCTGTTGGATGTAATGCTGAGCATGTATAGCGTACAGGCCTAGGCCAGGGCAACTGTCGGCCCttggaatagtagaatacacaaggagcaatttcgaaatgtggttTTACatcagcatttttggggggggggggttgctaaaTTAGTTTAGCGGTCAGCTATCTAGACYTGttatcatggtcaaattaccagccaccattgattttgttagtctcaTTCATATATTAAACTGCaagcatttctctccaccctatggcacaaatatatatattattgcagGAAATGTATTGTAAAACAGCTAATcttcctctctgccccatggcaaaatgagtaaaattgcatgaaattagttaaattgctaaatcttctctgccccgcggcaaaatgtgtagaattggaggaaattaactctaaaacgttttatttatttacaccaCTGTCAAGATGGGGTCCACTAGCTCAAATAAGTTGATAATTGTTATAGTAAAAGTCAGATTAGTCTTATCATTGTTTTCTCCTGACAGCAATAACAGTTTACTTTCCAAACTAGGTTTTCTTGCAATTGTATTTCGAAATATTGCGAAATGCCTGGATGAGCCTTTGCTTTTCAATGAGTCACAACTAAACAATCATGCATTTGGTATTTGCCGTGTGCTGCATTTCCGACTGTAGGCAATGCTTATGGCCCACTGTGGGCAAATCATACTTTAGTAGCCCATTttaaatgattttatttatttctgtagacAGGAAtaggctaattaggctatatcatTTTGGCCTTACGGACACGCCACCTATGGTCATGCCTAACTCACATGGATCGATGTGTGGCTAATTAAAGGGGGGGAAATCTATATTAATCTCTAATATCTGACCATCCACATCAATATTGTTGCGCTTAAATTGATCCATGTGAGCATAAGAGACAAAACtgaatgtttattgtaacaagaTAAACTATCTGCAGTAGTAATAGTACAACAAAATGGCTGTTGCGGTTGCCGTAGATCCCAAGCCAGCATCAGGGGCGGGGCGTCTAAGGGGCGTGGTGAGGAGCGATGGGGACATCCAGTCTGAGCTAGCAGTCTTCCTGCCTTCAGCGCAGACCTTCATTAACATCACCTCACAGTCCATTGAGAAACCCACCTCAAACCTGCAGAGGAAAAAAagacacaaaagtgagtacaTCAAACGCATCCAAAAGTCCTTGAAGTTCTGTCAAAAAGTGACACCCTAACTTTTGATGTGAGGTTGAGTAGGTTCAGTATTCCTAAACTGACAACTATGGTCATGTGAATAGAACATTTAAGCGCACAAACACCATACCACACAGTAAATTAGTctgagatagtgtgtgtgtgtgtgtgtgtgtgtgtgtgtgagagatggtgGTTCTTTCCACTGTGCAGACTGAAGTGGATAGAAGACGTGGAGGATGGTTCCGTACGTGGAGGGGTCTATGGCTCCACcggggggggtgagacagggttaGGAGCGGTGGTGGGGGAGTGTGTCCATGGGTACATTCATCTTCATCTCGTTCTCCAGGATCTGGACCAGCTGCTGCATGGAGGGCAGGTGACCCGACTCCAGCTTGGACCACACTGGCACATCTGCCCAGGTAGGTACAAACAAATCAACTCTCCGCACTCttttctgtgtgatgttttacaATGATGCAGGGTCCGTGGAGGATTTGTGCATACTCATGCAAACAAGTAATGTGGCAAAGTGAGCCTTACCGTTTAACGTGATTTCAAACGCTCCTGTTGACATACACTGGTTTTCAATCATGTTGCTGAAGAAAAACACCATCATGCAGGCATAAAtctgagagagacaaacagaaacTCAATATCTACACCAATCGATGAGTGTTTTGCCATGGATTCCATCCTCTCTGGGGCAAAGTTCACTGGTTGTCAATTCAATACTTTGAGTTATAAAGTTTGTATATAACATGTATATAAGTGTTGATAACAATCTCAAATTGTTCCATAGCCTTACGTCTGTGTACCCAGCTCAAGGATAAAACAGCAACATGTTATAACAGTAGGCAGAGGAACACACAAGAGTAATGTAGTGCTCCTGTGTTACTACTTACATAACCCATGTACATTCTTATTTGCCCACAGTGTGTTTTGCATATACTATAggcaccaaaagtattgggacactgacacatttgttgtttcaGCTCtgcactccagcactttggatttgaaattatacaatgacaatGAGGTTAAAGCTTTCATttggagggtattttcatccatatcgggtttcaattttattgtaaataagaatctacattaatgtggatgctaccatggttacagataatcctgaatgaatcatgaataatgagtgagaaagttaatcATAAATataccaccccccccaaaaaaatgctaCCCACCCAGCATGTCTTGGGGGGaggatatttgtgcgtctaactttctcgcTCTActgttggagctcactgtatatatgGATGGGATTTCAATACTGCGTGCACTCTACTTCAGCACCACTGGCTCATGTTACCTTGGAGATCCAGGTTCATAGccagggaaaacaacaaacagttgTTATGAACTCCCATGGGTAAGGTATGAGAGAGTGTCTCTCAGTAGTCACTTGTCTATGACTACTCTTACATTTTCAATGTATCTCTTAAGGACTGagttaaataaacaaatcaacatgGCTATACTTAAACTGCAGAGTATTGTTATACAATAACATACGGTATGCCTGTGACGCTAACACCAAGTGYCATGTAGCATTTTTTCCTTAAGAGACTCACCTTATTCTCCTGTCCCCAGACCCAGACGCCTGGGGCTTGCATACCGCAGAGGGCAAAAGGGTCCTTGCCGATGATGATCAGTCCGATCAGTGCCAGCTTGAACATGGACAGGAAGGAAGCAACGTGTCTGAGGACAGCAAACAAGATGTCAACTTCCAGAGAGAGGGTAGAACATAGTGGCAGATATCAAGGTGTAAATCGTCAACAAAGAAAAGGATTTTGCACCCGGCGGTATGTGGTGTGTTAGCCCTTAGGCCCAGAACAGATGAAGACCTGAGGGTCAATTTGTTGTTAACAACCACACATGGGAGAATACATTGCAATACGCTTCCAATTTAAGTGTCAAGTGTTTCCATGGTATGGTGGCACACAGTGTAACCAGTTCTTTTGATATACACTAGATGTCTGATAGGGAGTactgtgttgaagccactgtgcctccatcttaGCACTCCTATAGATAttaatttattaatgtctacattattATAGACACCTCAATGCATATTGTAATGACATTATGCATTATTACattgtgagctaaacataaaaataaaaagtaaaaacattttaattaaagtataattttttgagATGACTAACTTGTccccacaacaacacaaacatgtaaatacatgtaattttgtccttgaaacattaaacatttaactgaaatactgtagaattccattcattcctatggaggactgctcctactggggagtgccaacatggccgaccggtggcttcaaagcctctcaatRGCCAATagatagcatcagcaatccaggatttatatacatcattgagtGTAATTTACCggtagaggggtagaggaagGTAGTTCTCTCCCTCAATGCGGATGTCTGGGTACCGCTGGTACAAGACCTGCATGTACTCCTCAAACACCCTCTTGTACCCTCAGGAGATGctgagagagagttacagagagtcAAACAGGGCCAGAGTCAGGGgaacagacagaaaaacacacagtCCTCAGAGGCAAGGCTAGATACACTTGGTCACAGCCAAACATATACACAAACTAAAGTCCAAAGTCATCTTTGATTGGTTGTTGCGACTTCCATGCTAATACTGGTGTGTTGCCAGTAAAGCATGTGGTGACATTTCATTGTATGGCACACGGTTACTCTATTGTACAAATGCATAATTAAACTACTGAATATAACCATTTCACATTCCAAACACAAATCTCCCTTGGTCTGAGTTAATGCCATGCTCTTGATATGGTATAAATTAATCCAACAATTATTGCCTACATGGGTATGCAAATCACAGGATTAACTATTTGACAGTGGAAGTAGAGTAACTAACTAGATGTTTTTTCAAACTCACCACAGATGATTAATTAACAGACAAAACACGGTTGTCATTTAGCTACATAAACATGTGGATGTTGTTAGCTAACCAAAAATATTGCGCTGATTAAGGTTAGTTGACTACACCCACCCAACTTCCTGAACAGaattagttagttagttacctAATAGGATTTAACTAACTACAGTAGCTTTGCACTGCCGTAGTTAGGTTCGTTAGTTCGTTACCTCTAGCTAAATAATTAATTCAGGAAAAATGGGTTAGATCATGTTTTGAACAAAAATATGGGACGCTACACCAGTTTGACAGTCAATTTGTTTACATGGAAATTATAACGATTCTGGTTCCGAGACAGGAAATGCAAATTCGGTTTAGACTCACAGGCAAGTAGCTAATGCTAACTGAACAACAGAGGTCTACTCAAAATGTATTGTCCTCCCTTACCAGATTTGGAATTTAAGAAGTGGCCCTGTTGCAAATTGCATCTTCATCTTCTTAATGCCGCTGTTATCAGCCGACGCAGCACAGTACAAGGAGAGAACTCCTAGAAATATGATCGAAAAAGGTAGCCACCTCTCCGCCATTCTGCAACGATTTCTTCACTTCTGTATCAGTCCCGTGCTCCCGTCCCCCACTCTGCTCTGTGAAACTACTGCCGCGTTCACGTTCTAGACGGAACTAGGAAATACTGAAATTTCCGACTTGTTACCTGATTGAACGCGGCACTTATGTAACtgcaaccagttagcaagtcggacatttcagAGTTCCGACTAGTATGAACGCAGTATATTGCCCGAGAAATTGAGTTAAGTGAAACGTCACAGTACAGAGTGAAAAAATAAGCACATGTATAATAAATTCTGTAATGTTTCTGAGTATGAATATACATGACAGTACACCTTTAAAGACACTTACAAAAAACACGTTCACTAGCCAGTTTtaaggctcctgagtggcgcagcggtctaaggcactgcatctcggtgctagaggcgtcactatagaccctggttcgatcacgggctgtatcacaaccggccgtgatcgggagtcccatagggcggcgcacaattggcccagcgtcgtccaggttagggggtagccttcattgtaaataatatatttttcttaactgacatgcccagttaaataaaaaagaacgTTGCTCAACCAGAGAAAGTCTGTTTAGAAAACATCTAAGAAGAAAGAGTGCCTTTCTATGTTATTGGAATGTAAATTTATTTCGCATGTATCTAAAAAAGGTTTAGTCCAACCCAGGGGACTAAAGGGGCCAGGGGTcaggttttttttgtgtgtgggggggggattgAAATTACTTCATTCAAAAGTGAAGTATGACATAGTAGCCcaatgagaggaagcccagtggccggcagtagGAGAAGATgaaacgagatggattttggccgacattccgCTAATTTTCttatcgattaaacatttgatctcaatacagttttctgttaccaaaactagaatctattactaacagagtggactaaagtttttttaaatgccGTTGTTtattcacagagtaggcgttccttaacggaaatatgcaaatatattaGAACACGCCAATGGGATCTCGCTAGCTTTTGCGTGTTCTGCCACTATGACTCATTTCTAGCCAATTGAAATGAcaagctgtggtctatcttggtttagttataaaactcTTTGGCATAGGTAAATAGATACACGTCATCATTAAAAACCGCATCACAAGAGCGAACGCTTTAAAATTGATGCGCAACGAGCGTTCAATGAGTAGGTGACCGTTTACCTGTACAATTgaattatcaacaacaaaaaatatgtcaATTGTAATATTGAATTATCTTACTGCACACAACCAAGTGCAGTGCCTTGCCTGTCATCTGACTGTGGATTGGATATATTAGTACTGTAATGACCCTGCGTTTATAAGCGCgaatatcgactctgccgcttgagtaCATTCTGATCATTGTTTGTTTGGGTAACCATTGTCCTACCTTACATGTTCCCCTATACAAGAATGAAGACACTACTGAAATTAATTTTTTAAAACGACTGAAATTAATTTGAAATGAACATGTCACTGTCAATGCAGCCATCGAAGTCAAGTGCATTAGGTTTGCATTTACTACATATATCAAAGTCGAAAGAGCTGAAGTACTAGAATTGTGAAACTACACTAGCAAATGCAATAATATGGTAAGCGATAGTTTGTAATGATCAAAGTGGGAAGAACTATATCGCGACACAGTGGGCGGCGGAAAGATATAGCAAATATACATTGCAAGTTCGAAATGCGGTCTTCCTGTGTGGGCGGGCTTAAGACTTTGCATACGTAGACATTTGTCCTGCTTTTATTCTCCCTTTTGAAACATTTTGTACTGTAGAGTAGACGAGTGCCAGCTGCATACCAGTGAGCCATATTAACCATATAACTAACATTCCACATTTTTGTAAAATAATTCMTAACCTACTTATTTGGAAGATGGTCGCCAAACAGAGGATTCGTATGGCCAACGAAAAACACAGCAAGAATATCACGCAAAGAGGCAACGTAGCCAAATCTACGGTAACATTTGAACTATTTTATTTTGGTTTGCAAACGGGTTAAGGAATATGTTACTTAAAATGAGTAACTAGCAAATGCTTAATTGTCTGATTGTTTGctagttttttttgtttcatttttttgtcaacatatACTTATGCTTTGCCCttagtatatgcaaattgccaagTTGCCCAGCTCTCAATCTTTGGTCAGCTGTTGCGGTAGTATCCATGAAATGTAACATCATACAAAGTTGTTTACATTCTATTTAAACAGCTGTATGTTTCTGATTACCGGTTTGAGAATTATACATGTTTGACCGTTGACATGTTAGTACAGTAGCATGACGTGTACTGTATTTGGTTTCACAGAGAAACCCTCAAGATGATAAGGTGGCTGTGGGACCCTGGCTGTTGGCACTCTTCATCTTTGTTGTGTGTGGATCAGGTGAGTTCTGTTGACTATTTTACTAATTTCCCAGTGATGATGAGCAGAACTCTGAAATTGATCCGTACTTTATTCCAGACACTTTTGttgatctgaaaggattggaaaGGTGTATCCAACATTCTGCCGAGCTTGTCATAAGGCCAGATAAAACTAAATTGCTTACCTATCTATACCTTTGAGGTCTACAAGTGTAGATTTGGAACGTGAAATCGTAGTGCTGGGGCAAATTGTGTCCTCCCTTTGCTTCTTTCTTCATATCTGAAATGAGCATGCGTATAcagaatctttttttttcttttttttctcaaccGTGTGCAGGTGTTCAcattcccacaggtgtgatgtctTGTACGACTTGTTATGTTGCTGAATATAACattgaaataaaaaacatatatcaTAACCTTATCTCACAAACAGTCTTTAAAGTAGACCAGGGgtataatcattagtccaaactgtAGCAAACAGAAAATCTTTTGCAACAAAAatttgtttctattggacaaattcaggtaggtctctccctgtttggttctgtttggttcctagtgtaGACCCACGTCTACAGTATGAAAGTCCCACCTAATTCCTGGATCATGGACCACTCTGTTTTTGAATGGCCTTCAAGATTATATCATCAAATTCATATGTAAGATTATATTCATATTCGTGGAATAATTTACATTTACCTGATGCCTTTCATTaatgtttttcaattatgttttatttttgtgtAATTGAACATGTTCAACGGCATTGGGTAGAATTAAATTAATCCACAAATACTAATAGaattgtacatatacagtatcttAAATGGTCACGGTTTCATGATGCTATAATAAGGCCATTCAAAAACAGTGTGGGACATGATCCAGGAAGTAGGCAGGACCTTCATACTGTATTCAAACCAAGCAATGGTCTCATTAGGGGTTTGTTAGGCTCTTTAATATATGCCAtatagcagacgcttttatccaaagtgacttacagtcatgcgtgcatacattttacgtatgggtggtctcTGGAATCGAATCcactaccctggcattacaagcgccgtgctctaccaactgagctacaaaggaccactaTATCTCCTGACAGCCATAGGGTTGTCAGCCTTTGCACATCTATCTTTTTGTCAATATTTGCTTTTAACAGGCAATATCAATGCGTTTGTTGCCTCTCTCAGCTAATATTAGGGAAAGACAAATCTTGATAAGTGTTCGAAGAACTCCGCCTGCTAACTGTTGGGAGACTGTTTTCATCTTTTATCCTGGGTCAGACAGAATGTTTGTACTGTTTCTGTGTGGTCTGATTTGACATTTTGGCTTACTCCCTTGTMCTCCCCTCCCACTGTTTGTCCCAGTCCAGGCTTTTACtagtcagtgggtttggcaacactTTCAGAGATTCCAGCAGAATATAATAGAGGAATTACATTAGTCACCTTGGAAACATAAATTAATACTTTGCAGGAAAGGAGGGATATAGTCACACTGGCGAGTTAAAAGAAAGGAGAAAAGGTAGAGTAGACTATTCCAGCAGTACATTCTGGTCAGTTCCCAACAGTGTTCCGAGCTTCAATGGCGACTGCTGTTGTCAGTGAATAAAAACCTTCACTTTGGGTCAGGGTTTTCTAGCGTCATCTGAGGTATTCTTTGACTCAGCTAAATTCCTTGTCAAtgaactccagtgtagatttgttttCTTAACATCAGAATTATCTCTCTCCACAGCTATCTTCCAGATCATTCAGAGCATTCGGATGGGCATGTAGGATGACATGTCCACCCCGTCCATTCCACTCAGTATCCGCCGAACCAAGTACCACCTCTCTCAGCTCGATGACGTCCCATTATCCTTCACTCAACATTCTCAGTCTTCTTAAGTTGCACACAGCTAGGCCAAGGACGATGAGCCACTGTCTTGCACTTTTAGTGACTTTCTGTtcttaatttgtattattttgtttgaCCTTTGTTATTTGTCTTTCTGGTTACTTTTGGCAAGCTCTGTCAAGTCATTCCTACCTTGTGCCTTAAATGATAGAGGTTAACAATTTTCAGCACACAACAAAAAGCCATTCAAGCTGCATTCCAATAGTGGGGTTTCTGAAATAATAAGGTGATGTGCTCTGTCAATCTCAGGCAAGTTGGCCATCTTGTGGAATTGTGAGCTCTGTTTTTGGTGGTCCTTTCTGGAAGTCTTATTTGCCACCACTTTGTTGTAATTTCAGTGTGTAATATGAACTACAATTTCTTCTTTCATTTAGTGTATTGAAAGAAATGTTCTGTTTTGCTTTGAACATGTTTTCTGTTTGGTAGAATGACCAAATGTCTTGGTCAGACTGGAAAGAAATTCAGCAACACAAATCTTAGCACAAGATTTGAAGCTGGATATAATACTCATGCCAAAAGAACAACTAAATGGTAGaaaccagagccatgtatttagaaaGTTAGGACATTGAAGTTATGGCATTATGATCCATTTACATGACACCGTATAATCAAAGAGTTCcatatggcagccatgttagctcccTATGGACAATATTAACCAATAGCAGTTCATGGAATTTTCTAAATTTTaaacaatgctatgtaactgaatgtCTATAATTAAAATACTTGTCATATAAATGAAATGCTCAAAGCCGCTAACATGGTGTTGGTTTAAGAAGTTGGGCAAACTCTATATGGTTTTGGTAGAAATTAGTGGTACGTAATGATAAGCAGTCCTATTGTTTTTTTGCGGTCTAGTCCTCAtctactttttaaatattttgtatctATTGATTGGCCCTCCTATTCTTGGGGCTTTGGGATTGTCAACTGATCCACAGTCAGTTGAATATGGATCAGTAAAAGTAAGAAGGACATCTTCAAGCTTTGATAGTTGATCTGACGTCCTGTCCTCATGTTTACGGAAACAGTTCAAGGCTCAAGCTTACTGGATAAACTGTAATTATCTTCACTAAACCAGTGTTTAGAAGTAAATATTAAGGGCTGGATGAAAATGTCAACCTGGTTATTTTACTGTGCATAAAGTATGCTGGCAATGTAAGAGCGAAATTAATTAAATATGATAATTGGTACATTATTTTGTGTGCTTTTCTTATGTAAGATACCAATCACCCAGAATAAATACGAACATatttgcatgtac harbors:
- the LOC111978927 gene encoding stress-associated endoplasmic reticulum protein 1, with product MVAKQRIRMANEKHSKNITQRGNVAKSTRNPQDDKVAVGPWLLALFIFVVCGSAIFQIIQSIRMGM
- the LOC111978926 gene encoding thioredoxin reductase-like selenoprotein T1a encodes the protein MAERWLPFSIIFLGVLSLYCAASADNSGIKKMKMQFATGPLLKFQICISUGYKRVFEEYMQVLYQRYPDIRIEGENYLPLPLYRHVASFLSMFKLALIGLIIIGKDPFALCGMQAPGVWVWGQENKIYACMMVFFFSNMIENQCMSTGAFEITLNDVPVWSKLESGHLPSMQQLVQILENEMKMNVPMDTLPHHRS